From Canis lupus familiaris isolate Mischka breed German Shepherd unplaced genomic scaffold, alternate assembly UU_Cfam_GSD_1.0 chrUn_S1942H2141, whole genome shotgun sequence, one genomic window encodes:
- the LOC119878818 gene encoding homeobox protein Mohawk-like isoform X2: MNTIVFNKLSGAVLFEDRGAAERERGSRPYGGVLDSAHARPEVGIPDGPPLKDNLGLRHRRTGARQNGGKVRHKRQALQDMARPLKQWLYKHRDNPYPTKTEKILLALGSQMTLVQVSNWFANARRRLKNTVRQPDLSWALRIKLYNKYVQGNAERLSVSSDDSCSEDGENPPRNHINEGGYNNPVHHPVIKSESSVIKAGVRPESQASEDYVSPPKYKSSLLNRYLNDSLRHVMATNAAMMGKTRQRNHSGSFSSNEFEEELVSPSSSETEGNFVYRTDYLTGNLQVSTNVYKIYYLWDTWVAQRLSVCLQLRA; encoded by the exons ATGAACACCATCGTCTTCAACAAGCTCAGCGGCGCCGTGCTTTTTGAGGACCGCGGTGCTGCGGAGCGGGAACGGGGCAGCCGGCCCTATGGTGGCGTCCTGGACAGTGCCCACGCCCGCCCCGAGGTGGGCATTCCGGACGGCCCGCCCCTCAAGGACAACCTCGGCCTGAGACACCGGAGGACTGG GGCCAGGCAGAACGGCGGGAAGGTGAGGCACAAGCGGCAGGCCCTGCAAGACATGGCGCGGCCCCTGAAGCAGTGGCTCTACAAGCACCGTGACAACCCGTACCCCACCAAGACCGAGAAGATCCTCTTGGCGCTCGGCTCGCAGATGACGCTCGTGCAG gTGTCAAATTGGTTTGCTAATGCAAGACGTCGGCTTAAGAATACCGTTCGACAGCCAGATTTAAGCTGGGCTTTACGAATAAAACTGTACAACAAGTATGTTCAAGGAAACGCTGAGCGACTTAGTGTAAGCAGCGATGATTCATGTTCTGaag ATGGAGAAAATCCTCCAAGAAACCACATAAATGAAGGGGGCTATAATAATCCAGTTCATCATCCTGTGATTAAAAGTGAAAGCTCAGTCATAAAAGCTGGAGTGAGGCCAGAGTCACAGGCCAGTGAGGACTACGTATCACCCCCCAAATACAAGAGCAGCTTATTGAATCGTTACCTTAACGACTCCTTGAGACATGTCATGGCCACAAATGCTGCCATGATGGGAAAGACAAGGCAAAGAAATCATTCGGGATCTTTTAGTTCCAATGAATTTGAGGAAGAATTGGTGTCTCCCTCATCATCAGAAACCGAAGGCAACTTTGTCTACCGTACAG ATTATTTAACTGGAAATCTTCAAGTGTCTACAAATGTGTACAAGATATATTatctgtgggacacctgggtggctcagcggttaagtgtctgccttcagctcagggcatga
- the LOC119878818 gene encoding homeobox protein Mohawk-like isoform X1 — MNTIVFNKLSGAVLFEDRGAAERERGSRPYGGVLDSAHARPEVGIPDGPPLKDNLGLRHRRTGYAHPPGTPARLQPGQWERARQNGGKVRHKRQALQDMARPLKQWLYKHRDNPYPTKTEKILLALGSQMTLVQVSNWFANARRRLKNTVRQPDLSWALRIKLYNKYVQGNAERLSVSSDDSCSEDGENPPRNHINEGGYNNPVHHPVIKSESSVIKAGVRPESQASEDYVSPPKYKSSLLNRYLNDSLRHVMATNAAMMGKTRQRNHSGSFSSNEFEEELVSPSSSETEGNFVYRTDYLTGNLQVSTNVYKIYYLWDTWVAQRLSVCLQLRA; from the exons ATGAACACCATCGTCTTCAACAAGCTCAGCGGCGCCGTGCTTTTTGAGGACCGCGGTGCTGCGGAGCGGGAACGGGGCAGCCGGCCCTATGGTGGCGTCCTGGACAGTGCCCACGCCCGCCCCGAGGTGGGCATTCCGGACGGCCCGCCCCTCAAGGACAACCTCGGCCTGAGACACCGGAGGACTGGGTACGCGCACCCTCCCGGGACCCCCGCCCGCCTGCAGCCGGGACAGTGGGAGCG GGCCAGGCAGAACGGCGGGAAGGTGAGGCACAAGCGGCAGGCCCTGCAAGACATGGCGCGGCCCCTGAAGCAGTGGCTCTACAAGCACCGTGACAACCCGTACCCCACCAAGACCGAGAAGATCCTCTTGGCGCTCGGCTCGCAGATGACGCTCGTGCAG gTGTCAAATTGGTTTGCTAATGCAAGACGTCGGCTTAAGAATACCGTTCGACAGCCAGATTTAAGCTGGGCTTTACGAATAAAACTGTACAACAAGTATGTTCAAGGAAACGCTGAGCGACTTAGTGTAAGCAGCGATGATTCATGTTCTGaag ATGGAGAAAATCCTCCAAGAAACCACATAAATGAAGGGGGCTATAATAATCCAGTTCATCATCCTGTGATTAAAAGTGAAAGCTCAGTCATAAAAGCTGGAGTGAGGCCAGAGTCACAGGCCAGTGAGGACTACGTATCACCCCCCAAATACAAGAGCAGCTTATTGAATCGTTACCTTAACGACTCCTTGAGACATGTCATGGCCACAAATGCTGCCATGATGGGAAAGACAAGGCAAAGAAATCATTCGGGATCTTTTAGTTCCAATGAATTTGAGGAAGAATTGGTGTCTCCCTCATCATCAGAAACCGAAGGCAACTTTGTCTACCGTACAG ATTATTTAACTGGAAATCTTCAAGTGTCTACAAATGTGTACAAGATATATTatctgtgggacacctgggtggctcagcggttaagtgtctgccttcagctcagggcatga
- the LOC119878818 gene encoding homeobox protein Mohawk-like isoform X3: MNTIVFNKLSGAVLFEDRGAAERERGSRPYGGVLDSAHARPEVGIPDGPPLKDNLGLRHRRTGYAHPPGTPARLQPGQWERARQNGGKVRHKRQALQDMARPLKQWLYKHRDNPYPTKTEKILLALGSQMTLVQVSNWFANARRRLKNTVRQPDLSWALRIKLYNKYVQGNAERLSVSSDDSCSEDGENPPRNHINEGGYNNPVHHPVIKSESSVIKAGVRPESQASEDYVSPPKYKSSLLNRYLNDSLRHVMATNAAMMGKTRQRNHSGSFSSNEFEEELVSPSSSETEGNFVYRTAHK; encoded by the exons ATGAACACCATCGTCTTCAACAAGCTCAGCGGCGCCGTGCTTTTTGAGGACCGCGGTGCTGCGGAGCGGGAACGGGGCAGCCGGCCCTATGGTGGCGTCCTGGACAGTGCCCACGCCCGCCCCGAGGTGGGCATTCCGGACGGCCCGCCCCTCAAGGACAACCTCGGCCTGAGACACCGGAGGACTGGGTACGCGCACCCTCCCGGGACCCCCGCCCGCCTGCAGCCGGGACAGTGGGAGCG GGCCAGGCAGAACGGCGGGAAGGTGAGGCACAAGCGGCAGGCCCTGCAAGACATGGCGCGGCCCCTGAAGCAGTGGCTCTACAAGCACCGTGACAACCCGTACCCCACCAAGACCGAGAAGATCCTCTTGGCGCTCGGCTCGCAGATGACGCTCGTGCAG gTGTCAAATTGGTTTGCTAATGCAAGACGTCGGCTTAAGAATACCGTTCGACAGCCAGATTTAAGCTGGGCTTTACGAATAAAACTGTACAACAAGTATGTTCAAGGAAACGCTGAGCGACTTAGTGTAAGCAGCGATGATTCATGTTCTGaag ATGGAGAAAATCCTCCAAGAAACCACATAAATGAAGGGGGCTATAATAATCCAGTTCATCATCCTGTGATTAAAAGTGAAAGCTCAGTCATAAAAGCTGGAGTGAGGCCAGAGTCACAGGCCAGTGAGGACTACGTATCACCCCCCAAATACAAGAGCAGCTTATTGAATCGTTACCTTAACGACTCCTTGAGACATGTCATGGCCACAAATGCTGCCATGATGGGAAAGACAAGGCAAAGAAATCATTCGGGATCTTTTAGTTCCAATGAATTTGAGGAAGAATTGGTGTCTCCCTCATCATCAGAAACCGAAGGCAACTTTGTCTACCGTACAG CTCACAAATGA